In Synechococcus sp. CB0101, a genomic segment contains:
- a CDS encoding HypC/HybG/HupF family hydrogenase formation chaperone yields the protein MCLAVAGELIEISEHSDPLWRMGEVSFGGVLRQVSLACVPEARVGDQLLVHVGVALTVLEPER from the coding sequence ATGTGCCTGGCCGTTGCCGGTGAACTGATCGAGATCAGTGAGCACAGCGATCCGCTGTGGCGCATGGGCGAGGTGAGCTTCGGGGGTGTGCTGCGCCAGGTGAGTCTGGCCTGCGTGCCCGAGGCCCGGGTGGGCGATCAGCTGCTGGTGCATGTGGGCGTGGCGCTCACGGTGCTGGAGCCCGAGCGATGA